A stretch of DNA from Bacteroidales bacterium:
GGTGAAGAACCTGTAATATGCGGGGAAAAAGGAATTTGTAATGTGTTTTTCACACATTGCAATTTACAATGCATATACTGTCAGAATTTCCAGATAAGCTGTAATTCAATAAACATGGTAGGTACAGGCTTGCAATTCAGCGATGCAATGGATAAAATAATAAAGATACTTGATAAGGGTATAAATTTATTGGGATTTGTTTCGCCTTCACATTGTATTCCTCAGATAAAATATATCATTGAAAAATTAAGGAATACAGGAAGAAACCCGGTAATTGTATACAATTCCAATGCGTATGATAAAGTAGACACTTTAAAAAATATTGAAGAATATGTTGATGTATATTTACCCGATTTTAAATATTCCGATAAACAATTAGCAAAAGAACTTTCTGATGTTCCTGATTACCCTGAAAAAGCTATTGCTGCAATAAAAGAAATGGTAAGACAAAAAGGAACATCAATCCGTTTGAATGAGCATAAACAAGTTGAATCGGGTGTAATAATCAGGCATCTTGTTTTACCCGGGTATGTTGATAACAGTGTAAATGCATTAAAAATATTATCTGAAGAAATATCTCCATTACTTCATATCTCCCTGATGTCGCAATATTTTCCAACACCTAATGTGAAAAATAATTTGAACCTTGGTAGGAAATTAAATCCTGACGAATACCAAATGGTTGTTGAAGCACTTGATTTATATGGCTTTCACAGGGGGTGGATTCAGGATATGGAAAGCAGCGAACATTACAAACCTGATTTTGATAATGAGCATCCTTTTAATGAATGATAAAATTGCGCTGAATAAGGATTAATGGTTGTAATATATTTTCTTTGCTTCCTTGTATGAAATCTTTTTTCCGCTGTAGTATCCCACTATATAAGCATCTTTAAATCCGAGCTTGTTCAGGTTTTCTTTGTGAACGCTAACATCAAGCAGATTATAAAATTTACCACTGCTAATCCTGTATTGATTATTGAATTTTTCTACAATAAAGTCAGGGTTGGTAATAGTGGTAAATTTAGTTACATCGGGTTTTTTATAAACACCTATCTGAACTGTAAAGAATAAGCCTTTAACAGTAGCCGGGTCAGTTGTGGTTTTAATGAATTTATTTAAATTTTCCGCTTTAACACTATCGCTTAATACAATTTCTTTAGGTTTATTTTTGTTTTCCGGTTTTGTTTCATTATTTGTTTTCGTTTCGGTAGCTGGTTTAGTTACTGTATTTGGTTTTACTGCATTGGGCTTAGTTATATTATTTGCATTATTATCCATTACAGATGTGTTGATGTTCTGCGTTAATTTATTATTTGAAGGAGCAGTTGTATTCGCGTTTTTAGAAATATTCACAGAAAGGCTTTTAATAACCTGTTCAATTTCTTTAAGGTCTTTTTTATTTTTAACCCCGGTTTCCTGTATAATCAGGTAAATTAAATTATTGGTACACGAATTAATAAATGCAGAATCAATTTTAGGATTTGTTGCATTTTCACGTTTTTCTAACTGCTTGGCAATATTTGCAGCTTTATTTGAGCCTATCGTTAATTTGATAGCATCAGCTTTAAGAGAATCGGATTTACTTAGTATACTTTGTTTTTGAGCAGCATCAGTTATTTTTTTAGAATCATCAATAAGTTTTTTTGAATTGGTTTCTTTTGCTTCAGCCAGTGTTTTATATTTGTCGGAAATAATAACGGCTATCTTTCTAAGTTTTGCAAGATTATCAAGGTACTGTTGTAAATCTTTTGATTGTATATTGTTTGATTCTGTTTTTGTAGATACCACATTTTCTTTAGGTGCATGTATTACATTCGTTGCATTTTCTTTGGTATTATTTTCAATAGGATAATCCTTTTCATCCGAAATAACATCTTTACTATAAATTGATTTAAGAATGAAATTCAAATTATAAACCAGGTCTCCATTTTTATAACTTATAATGTCAAACGGGATCATGGAAGGAATAGAAGTTAATTCCAGTTTATTCATTTGTGTTGTATCAACCTGTGCGATATATGAACCCGGAGGAAATCCGAGGTAGTTGAAATAACCGTCATCTTCTGTAAGTACTGTTTTAAAAAGGCTTGAATCTTTCTCATTCAGGAAATTTACTTTTATACGGCCTATGCCTTTCTTTGATTTATACTTGTATTGATATACATTTCCAGATACTTCACCATAAACGTAAACAGGTATTTCAACTATTTTAAGCTGGTTAGGTTCTGTTTCAATACAAATATTTTTATTTTTCACCTGCCATGAAATATTTTCAAAACTATAGTTGTCAATTTCAATAAAATATTTTGTGTAAGGCTCTATCTCCAGTATTCGAATGGTTGAGTCTTTTAAATTATTTATTATTCGTCCGCCATTAGCCCTAACGTTAAGGTCAGTAACTTTTGGTTCATCCTTATCGTGAATACCATTGCAATTAATATCAAGGAATGCAACAATGACTATTCCGGCTTTACCAACGAAATTACGATTACTAAAAATTGGATACTTTATTTTTTTATTATAAACCAAACTTCCATTGGCCGATTGTTGAGTAATAATGGATTTATTGCTTACAGCAGACGTTACACCGGTTTCTGCATATGGAAAAACATAACGTATTCCTACTTGAAGATAGCTTAATTTATTACTTATATTTCTTAAGAAAGATATGCTCAGATAATTATTTTCCAGGAAACGTTTTTCTAAAGTTCCTTTATAAAAAATTATTGAATTATCATTGTAACGATATTCAACCTGTGGAGTAAAAATAAATTTTTTAGGGAGGTTGAAAGATAAGGATAGGTTGCTGTAGATATAAGGATTCTTGGGCATTGATAGTACTGCATATGTATTCAGGCTAACACTGAATTTTCTAAAAACTGAAGAAAGAAGTAATTCGGTTGTGGTATAATTTACAGAACTAAATACCATTTGATTAAATGATAGTCTTGAGTATATGCGGAATCGTTTATTTCCTATAGGCATTGATATAATTGCCCGGCGTTCCTCTATTTGAGAATAATCTATTGCTTTTTGTCCTTTTTTATATTTGATATAATTTAATTCAAAACGTAATTTGGAACGAAAATTAAAACTTAGAATATTTTTTGATCTTACTCCGTATGTGTATTCACTTGAGATAAGCAGATCTTTAAATAACCTAATAGACGTATTAAAAAAAGGCATTTTTGTACCCGTGGTAACGGAAGAAAGATATTCAAAACCACCTCCAACAGATATACGATTACTTAATCCATAATTTAACGTTAAACGTGAAAATTTGCTTGTTGAAGTATCTTCAATGATTCCACCGCTAACGGAATATTGTAATGTATGAAGGGGCGTAAAAGAAAAAGGGATAGTTAAGTTTTTTTCGCGTGAGGTTTCTTCTCCGTAAGGTCCATAAAAGCGTAGTTTAATAGAAGTATTTCCATAAACAAGCGGGATATTAAAAATAAAGAAACCTGAAGCATCTGCTTTGGTATAATCTATTAAAACATCGTTAACATAAAGCTCAACCATCCAGTTAGGGTTTGTCTGGTCGCTAAGGATATATGTTCCGTATGAACGGTCATAGGTTGTAGGTATGTTCGTAAGCTGTAGTCCAATAACCGGTGAGTATATTGTTGAAGTTAACTGAGGGTTAATTCTTCCGATCTGTACTTGTTTAATAATTTTTTTATCGTTATTGACATAGCGCCATAAGTAGTATTGATGTTTTTCGGAAAAAGGCATATAGTTATAATAATTCATATCTATTTTGGTTTCTCCGCCGGCTATGGTAGCTCCTAATGTTAGATTAAGCCGGTTATTGCTCTTCATGTCTGTTTCCTGTTGTGAGATGGCAGCCCAGTCTAATGCACCAAATTTGAAAAACGGGTAATTGCGTTTAATAGTTGTATCACTTACTATAGTTCCGGAAATTTTATTGATATTTTTACGCATCTGCTCCTGCCTGATTTCCCTGATAATTGGCAGATCAAGTTTTGTGTTTAATGTAACAGTAAGAGAACGTAAATTAAACGTACATTCCAGCCCGAAAACTTTCCCGAAATAATCTGATTTTAAAAACAGGTTCGTTTCAGTTAACATAAAATCAGTGGAAGATAAAATAAAAGTTTTACCCTGGTATTTAATTATATTTTGTGCTTTATTAATATTAAACGAATCTTCTTGTGTTAACAAGTATCCTGTGATTGATTCAAAACCTGGAGTTGGGTTATTTTTTATTTTCAAAAAATTAAAAATATCAACTGCGGGTAAGTATAAAGTAGTTCCACGAATGATTACAGGGATTTCGGTACTGCCAACCTGGGGTACGTTGAATGTTACCATTACCTCATCGTATTCAGGTTCTACATCATCAGCAAATATTTTATTTGGAAATAGAATGATAAAAAATATAAAAAAGGGTATAAGATATTTTAAAACAATATCATTAAAATATGCTTGGCTTTTATTAATACAATATGATTTTTTGCCTTTTGTCATATTTCTTCATTGGAGCAAAATTATTTATTCCTGATAAAAGATTACTGAAAATGTACCTATATAGGTTCCTGATGGATTATCTAAATTATTGCCAACAGATAAAATCCCACCAATAAAAAATTGTGTTTCTTCTGTTGGAACTACATATGGTGTATTTGGGTAAATGCTATTTAGCTCAAGTTCCATTGAATGCCCTGTTATTTCATCTACTAATGAGATTTTTGATCCTAATGTAAGATTTATTACTGTGCCTGGGTTTATATCAACTTCAAAAATTGCAGGGTAATATAAATATCCCAAATTCAGTAAAATTATGTCACCAGAACTTGAACGCACACCATATGGGTCGATAGTGACTGAGCCTCCAGCAATACCTTGTGCAAATGCACCAAAACTCATATCCCTTATTTTAGTTACAATCATAGGTGCAGGAGGATTTTCAGGCTGAGCATAGGAATTTATAAAATCAGTAAATATGAAAATAAAAAACAAAATCAAAAAAGGTAATAATTTCTGATTCAATATTTTTTTTGGTATTTCAACTTTATTATTGCTCATTTATATATTTCAAAATTATTTATCACTTATAAATATTTTTTTCGAATATTTATATTCTGTAGACTGAAGAGTTATAATATATACACCACGATTTATATTCACATCTATCTCATGATAACCATTTCCATTAAGCTCTTCTTTATATACTGTTTGTCCTAATAAATTACTTACTAACAGATTTCCTGTTTCATTATTTTGTAAATTCAGGTAAACAAATAATTTATTATTGTTGCCATACGCAAAGAATTTTTCATCAGTAGTTGGAAAATATTGCAGGTCTTTTTTACTGAATACTATATAAAAGCGATTTTCATATTCACCGCCTTTTAAATATAAGTGGCATTCCTGCTCATCATGTAAATTATAATACCCGGTTTTTGTGTCGTATAGATAAACGTGAATATCCGATGGCATTTCATAAATATCTTTTGCTTTAAATAAAACCCATCCGTCACTTTCAGTCGTAATGCCAAGTGGTACGGTAGTTAAAGAATCAGCAGGGTAGGGCATTGAACAGATGCTTAACTGTGCTGCGTCAGGTGTTGCAACATACAGGTTCGGAATAAGATCATCGCTGTTAAATATTTTTAAAGCATCATAATCTTTTTCAAAATTCATTGAAGCCGAATTGTTAAAATAAATAACAACAGGATCAGTATATGAAGCATTATCTTTAAAGTATGCTATTAGCCTAAGCAGAGGAATATCTTGTTTTAATTCTTTTTTATGAAAACTTGGTGCAAGGTCATTTATTCTTACTTCGTTTGAAAATCCAAGAGTTGCCGAAACAGGAAAGGTACCATTGCTTACATGAACAAATACTCCCTGCATTGAAGGAATAATACTATTTACAATTCCGTCGCTCGAAACGCCATTGATATATGTACTATATGTTCCTTTATATTGGTTAGTAGTTCCTGCATTAAAAAAATATAAAGCATCATCAATATTTGTTTTGGTCCAGCCGGAAGATGCATCCCAGTCAATAGGAGAGGGGTATGGATTGCCAACTAAATTAAAACCTTTCGTGTAGGTTTTATTATTATTGTATAGCGTGGTTTGCAGATCACCATTATTCACTTCACCTTTAATATCAAATGTTACAGGTGATGATACCGCGCCAAAATTTACAGAATAACCTTCCATCGGATTAAGAATACCAGATGTATTTATATAGCTTATCCATCCGGAATTTATCTGACTTTCATCATAACGATATAAGGTAGCAAAAGAAACTCCTAAATCGATATCATCTGAAAGTTCATTTACAGTTGCCGATTGGAAAGGTGAACTTAAATATTTATATCCAAAACCTGATGCAAGATAGCGTTGCATGATGATATTTCCCAACACATCTCCACTTCCGCTTCCATCAATCATCGCCGTTTTTGATGCAGTTGAAAGCAGGGTAATGTTCCCATCGGCATTCAATGTTCCGTTGCTAAGAAGAATCCCTTTTACAGAATGTCCTGAAGTAGTTACTGTTGTTGTACTTCCTGAAGACACCGTAATATTATTGAAAGAAGTTGATGATGTTCCGTCAATTTCCTGTGTATTGCCTGAAAAAACAACAGTACCGGTATTATCGGTATAAGTACCATCATTAATAAAATTACCTTTTGAAATGAAATTATTTGTATTCACAATAGTTACTCCGGAATTAATAATAGTATTTTGCCCGAATGAAAATCCTGGTAATATGTATAAAAACAGATAATATATTTTTAATTTTATTTTCACAATTTTTATATAATAAATTATTATTTAATTATTGTTACTTTAAAAGTGTCATATGCAGGGTCTTGAGCAGTATTATTGTTATAATTATTAAATCTTACAGTTACAGTATTTGCTGCAGATACCCATGCAGTATAACAGGTATTAGCAATTGCTGCAGAATTAGGAACACCAATAGCTACAACATCTCCTACAGTTGCACCTGTAACTGTTATAGTTAAATCAGATGATGATAGTTTGTCAGTTTTCGGAAAATCCAATGCAGCAGAAGCTGATAATAATAATGGTGTTGATACAAAATTAGTTCCGTCAGATACCAGAAGGTTGCCTTTAGTACCAGCTGTTGCAGGATAAGTAGCAGTACTCCAAGTAGGAGAGCTTGCGCCTGCTGATTGTAATATTTGTCCAGTAGAACCTGCTGCTGAAAAGTTATAAGCAGATCCATTACCATATGCAATACCTCCATTTGTTGGATTAGCTGTAGAGTTAGTTCCTCCATTAGCAATAGAAAGAGTAGCTATTGAAGTAAGATTCTTACTTGCATCTGTAAGTACCACACTTGATGCATTTAATTTAGGAAAATTTATATTATTTAAACTATTTCCAATAGTAACATTACCAGTAGATGTACCTGTATTAATATTTGTGTTAAAATTGGAACTTACATTTAAGCTTATATCAGCACCTGTTGCAGTAAATCCTTTGCTTGCAGTTAACAAACCGGCAGATGTTATAGTACCTGTACCCGAAGTAGAAATATTACCTGAAGTAGTTATTTCATCACCGGAATTAGCCGTTGAAAGCGTAGTTCCTGTACGTGACCAATAACCAAGTATTCCTGAAGTAGGCGCTGTACTTGTAAGATTTTTAGATGCATCAGTATAAATGCCTGAAGAAGCTGCTAATCCGGATAAATTAAGCCCTGTAAATGATGGTGAAGCTCCTGTATGAATATTTTGGGGTAGAGATAATTGAATAGTTCCAGAGCCGTTAGCTACTGATACCTGATTTGAAGTACCTGTTAAAGTAGAAAGAGAATAATTTGTCCCATTACCTATTAGTAATTCACCATTATTTGGCGTAGTTCCCAATGCTGTCCCTCCATTAGTAATAGGTAATATATTTGTAACTTTTGTAGTGAGGTCTATTGAGCCAGCGAGCATTGCATTGGTAACTTTACCTGCTCCGATTGCAGTAACTCCGGAATTATTAATAGTTACATCACCGCTCATTGCAACATCAGTTGGTAAATTGCTACTATTGCCAACTAAAATATGTGAATCTGTTAATGATGCTACAGAACCTGTTGCTCCTGTAGCACCAGTTATACCCTGAGCGCCTGTTTCACCGGTAGCGCCGGTAGCACCAACATTACCAGTATCGCCCTTGTCGCCTTTATCACCAGTAGCGCCTGTTGCACCAGTAGCACCGTCTACGCCATTATTTCCAGTAGCACCAGTGGCTCCATCTATACCATTATTTCCAGTAGCTCCCGTTGCACCAGTAGCACCGTCTATACCGTTATTTCCTGTAGCTCCAGTAGCTCCAACATTACCAGTATCACCTTTGTCACCTTTATCACCAGTGGCGCCTGTTGCTCCAGTGGCACCGTCTATACCATTATTTCCAGTGGCTCCCGTTGCACCAGTGGCACCGTCTATACCATTATTTCCAGTGGCTCCCGTTGCACCAGTGGCACCNNNNNNNNNNNNNNNNNNNNNNNNNNNNNNNNNNNNNNNNNNNNNNNNNNNNNNNNNNNNNNNNNNNNNNNNNNNNNNNNNNNNNNNNNNNNNNNNNNNNGCTCCCGTTGCACCAGTGGCACCGTCTATACCATTATTTCCAGTGGCTCCCGTTGCACCAGTGGCGCCATCTGTACCGTTATTTCCTGTAGCGCCAGTAGCACCCGTTGCACCAGTGGCACCGTCTATACCATTATTTCCAGTAGCGCCAGTAGCTCCAACATTACCTGTATCACCTTTGTCGCCTTTATCACCAGTAGCTCCTGTTGCACCAGTAGCACCGTCTATACCATTATTTCCTGTAGCTCCAGTAGCGCCTGTTGCACCAGTGGCACCGTCTATACCGTTATTTCCTGTAGCTCCAGTAGCTCCAACATTACCAGTATCACCTTTGTCACCTTTATCACCAGTGGCGCCAGTAGCACCATCTATACCGTTATTTCCAGTAGCACCAGTAGCCCCAACATTACCAGTATCGCCTTTGTCTCCTTTATCACCAGTGGCTCCAGTAGCGCCAGTTATACCCTGAGCCCCTGTTTCACCAGTAGCACCGGTAGCACCAATATTACCAGTATCGCCTTTGTCTCCTTTATCACCGGTTGCTCCTGTAGCACCAGTTATACCCTGAGCGCCTGTTTCGCCAGTAGCACCGGTAGCACCAACATTACCAGTATCACCTTTGTCTCCTTTATCTCCGGTTGCACCGGTAGCACCAGTTATACCCTGAGCGCCTGTTTCACCGGTAGCACCGGTAGCACCAATATTACCAGTGTCTCCTTTGTCTCCTTTATCACCAGTGGCTCCTGTAGCGCCAACATTACCAGTATCGCCCTTGTCTCCTTTATCACCAGTGGCTCCAGTAGCGCCAGTTATACCCTGAGCGCCTGTTTCACCAGTAGCACCAGTTGCACCAATATTACCAGTATCACCTTTGTCTCCTTTATCACCAGTAGCACCGGTAGCACCAACATTACCAGTATNNNNNNNNNNNNNNNNNNNNNNNNNNNNNNNNNNNNNNNNNNNNNNNNNNNNNNNNNNNNNNNNNNNNNNNNNNNNNNNNNNNNNNNNNNNNNNNNNNNNCGCCCTTGTCTCCTTTATCTCCGGTTGCACCGGTAGCACCAGTTATACCCTGAGCACCTGTTTCACCAGTAGCACCAACATTACCAGTATCGCCCTTGTCTCCTTTATCTCCGGTTGCACCGGTAGCACCAGTTATACCCTGAGCTCCTGTTTCCCCGGTAGCACCAATATTACCAGTATCGCCTTTGTCTCCTTTATCACCAGTGGCTCCAGTAGCGCCAGTTGGACCAATTATAGTACCTGTATTAATATTTATCCATTTGCTTCCACTCCAAAAATAAAAACCATCAGTTACAGAACCACCTTTACTATATACAAGCATTCCTTCAGGAACCGGAGCTGTTAATGGAGAGGCATTATTAATATCATTAATTGTAATGCGGGGAATTAGTAACCCTTTATTTGTACTTTCTAATTCAAGAATTGAATTGTTATCCAATGTTAAGTTCGATCCGTCAGTTATTTTTACCTGAGCATTGGATGTAAAATGAACACCTAATAATAATAAAATATATAAATATTTAATTAATTTATGCATTAAGTTTACTCAGTGAGTTTGTATATTGAATTTATATTTATTATCTAAATTGAAAAAAGTTAATTATTATTGAAGAAGTATATCTGCTTCACTTAATTTAACGCCATCTTGAGTTGAGTAATTAATATGAATCTTTCCTTTGGTATATTTAATTTTTTTATCAAGATATAACTGAAACCATCTGCTTGTATTTGGTGTGTAAACAGCAACACCTTTTGCTAATGCAACTTGTGTCTCTTCTTCTAGTGGTGAAATATAAGTAACAGTTACATCACCATAAACCGACATATTTCCTGAACGACTAAATTTCATTTTTAAAATAGGGAGAGAATCACTTTCCATTTTAAGTGATACATCCGATAAGCTTACCTGTGCAGTAGATTCGCCAATTCTAATGATTGCAGGGATTGTAATACCAAAAACAGGTGTAATACTAACAGTAATATCATTGGTATCTTTATCTTTGGAAGCATCTTCATCTCCTAATGGTTTGTTACTTTGTCCTACTGCTTTGAAATATAAATG
This window harbors:
- a CDS encoding 4Fe-4S cluster-binding domain-containing protein — translated: MFDELTDCMLCPRECHADRVNGKPGYCKSDDGSNIGSVCIHMGEEPVICGEKGICNVFFTHCNLQCIYCQNFQISCNSINMVGTGLQFSDAMDKIIKILDKGINLLGFVSPSHCIPQIKYIIEKLRNTGRNPVIVYNSNAYDKVDTLKNIEEYVDVYLPDFKYSDKQLAKELSDVPDYPEKAIAAIKEMVRQKGTSIRLNEHKQVESGVIIRHLVLPGYVDNSVNALKILSEEISPLLHISLMSQYFPTPNVKNNLNLGRKLNPDEYQMVVEALDLYGFHRGWIQDMESSEHYKPDFDNEHPFNE
- a CDS encoding collagen-like protein, which translates into the protein MHKLIKYLYILLLLGVHFTSNAQVKITDGSNLTLDNNSILELESTNKGLLIPRITINDINNASPLTAPVPEGMLVYSKGGSVTDGFYFWSGSKWININTGTIIGPTGATGATGDKGDKGDTGNIGATGETGAQGITGATGATGDKGDKGDTGNVGATGETGAQGITGATGATGDKGDKG
- a CDS encoding T9SS type A sorting domain-containing protein; translated protein: MKIKLKIYYLFLYILPGFSFGQNTIINSGVTIVNTNNFISKGNFINDGTYTDNTGTVVFSGNTQEIDGTSSTSFNNITVSSGSTTTVTTSGHSVKGILLSNGTLNADGNITLLSTASKTAMIDGSGSGDVLGNIIMQRYLASGFGYKYLSSPFQSATVNELSDDIDLGVSFATLYRYDESQINSGWISYINTSGILNPMEGYSVNFGAVSSPVTFDIKGEVNNGDLQTTLYNNNKTYTKGFNLVGNPYPSPIDWDASSGWTKTNIDDALYFFNAGTTNQYKGTYSTYINGVSSDGIVNSIIPSMQGVFVHVSNGTFPVSATLGFSNEVRINDLAPSFHKKELKQDIPLLRLIAYFKDNASYTDPVVIYFNNSASMNFEKDYDALKIFNSDDLIPNLYVATPDAAQLSICSMPYPADSLTTVPLGITTESDGWVLFKAKDIYEMPSDIHVYLYDTKTGYYNLHDEQECHLYLKGGEYENRFYIVFSKKDLQYFPTTDEKFFAYGNNNKLFVYLNLQNNETGNLLVSNLLGQTVYKEELNGNGYHEIDVNINRGVYIITLQSTEYKYSKKIFISDK
- a CDS encoding DUF4402 domain-containing protein; protein product: MSNNKVEIPKKILNQKLLPFLILFFIFIFTDFINSYAQPENPPAPMIVTKIRDMSFGAFAQGIAGGSVTIDPYGVRSSSGDIILLNLGYLYYPAIFEVDINPGTVINLTLGSKISLVDEITGHSMELELNSIYPNTPYVVPTEETQFFIGGILSVGNNLDNPSGTYIGTFSVIFYQE
- a CDS encoding exosporium protein, with protein sequence TGNVGATGATGDKGDKGDTGNIGATGATGETGAQGITGATGATGDKGDKGDTGNVGATGATGDKGDKGDTGNIGATGATGETGAQGITGATGATGDKGDKGDTGNVGATGATGETGAQGITGATGATGDKGDKGDTGNIGATGATGETGAQGITGATGATGDKGDKGDTGNVGATGATGNNGIDGATGATGDKGDKGDTGNVGATGATGNNGIDGATGATGATGATGNNGIDGATGATGATGDKGDKGDTGNVGATGATGNNGIDGATGATGATGATGNNGTDGATGATGATGNNGIDGATGATGA